A single Lolium perenne isolate Kyuss_39 chromosome 6, Kyuss_2.0, whole genome shotgun sequence DNA region contains:
- the LOC127306441 gene encoding uncharacterized protein — protein MGCWYPLREIVSRALGKCNGHERWREDDQRMNYAMAYPPGPPTETHFVRPGARTVTFSGTNSVHMIPPSPQGPQQQAPEPQQQQQAPPPQHEPEHQNQPEQSQPAPEQGAPPQAEQPRKRGKKKPPRRVRFGPDQQPPPQQQETQQEQQQQQPENAPGNGGGGGNAPGHQVHGPHGPAAGPQHHPAHGPPGYFRYTPSPLPRWEATPRRHEYFSGEYRYSYPTPVREGIYSLATDANRLTTIFSEENPNACAIV, from the exons ATGGGCTGCTGGTATCCCCTCCGCGAAATTGTGTCAAGAGCTCTCGGAAAATGCAACG GGCACGAGCGATGGAGAGAAGACGACCAGAGGATGAACTACGCCATGGCCTACCCGCCCGGCCCGCCCACGGAGACGCACTTCGTGCGGCCCGGGGCGCGCACCGTCACCTTCAGCGGCACCAACTCCGTGCACATGATCCCGCCGAGCCCGCAAGGTCCGCAGCAGCAAGCCCCCGAgccccagcagcagcagcaagcaccgCCGCCGCAGCACGAGCCCGAGCACCAGAACCAGCCCGAGCAGTCCCAGCCCGCGCCGGAGCAAGGCGCGCCACCGCAGGCCGAGCAGCCGAGGAAGCGAGGCAAGAAGAAGCCGCCGCGCCGCGTGCGGTTCGGCCCCGACCAGCAGCCACCGCCGCAGCAGCAGGAGACACAACaggaacagcaacaacaacagccggAGAACGCGCCgggcaacggcggcggcggcggcaacgcGCCTGGTCATCAGGTTCACGGTCCCCACGGCCCGGCGGCGGGTCCTCAGCACCATCCGGCTCACGGGCCGCCAGGGTACTTCCGGTACACGCCGTCGCCGCTGCCGAGGTGGGAGGCGACGCCGCGGCGGCACGAGTACTTCTCCGGGGAGTACCGGTACAGCTACCCGACGCCGGTGCGGGAGGGCATCTACAGCCTCGCCACCGACGCCAACCGGCTCACCACCATCTTCAGCGAGGAGAACCCCAACGCCTGCGCCATCGTCTGA
- the LOC127306440 gene encoding protease Do-like 7 isoform X2: protein MESPAKEEVAGELAMEIESGVTAEDWRRALSRVVPAVAVLRTTAPRAFDTEVAGASYATGFVVDKARGIILTNRHVVKPGPVVAEAMFVNREEIPVYPLYRDPVHDFGFFRYDPGAIKFLKYDEIPLDPEAASVGLEIRVVGNDSGEKVSILAGTLARLDREAPYYKKDGYNDFNTFYMQAASGTKGGSSGSPVVDCQGRAVALNAGSKSSSASAFFLPLDRVVRALNLIRDCWDAFGIKSESVYIPRGTLQVTFQHKGFEETRRLGLGNETEQMVRLVSPAGETGMLVVDSVVPEGPAHKHLEPGDVLVRMNGEVVTQFLTMETLLDDSVGREIDLQIERGGTPLTLKLEVEDLHSITPNHFLEVSGAVIHPLSYQQARNFRFKCGLVYVAEAGYMLSRASVPRHSIIKKFAGEDIESLDDLIAVISKLSRGARVPLEYVKYTDRYRNKSVLVTVDQHGWYAPPQLYTRNDATGLWNAKLAIPLESPFVVSAHHAGHMEANSNSVSPLTESSPMDLKCQHESENTADGCIKMQTDEEVAVDGCHSGEDSLVEKKRRRVDEEIASEGTISPFGDLDDIKGGALRHPSSVESSDLAQTISSNASLAEQVIEPALVMFEVHVPPICMLDGVHSQHFFGTGVIIHHSDSLGLVAVDRNTVAVSISDIMLSFAAYPIEIPAEVVFLHPVHNFALVAYDPSALGAGASVIRAAKLLPEPALRRGDSVYLVGLSRSLQATSRKSTVTNPCTAVNIGSADCPRYRAINMEVIELDTDFGSSFSGILTDEQGRVQALWASFSTQLKYGSSTSEDHQFVRGIPIYAISKVLEKIISGTPGPFRLVNGIRRPMPFVRLLEVELYPTLLSKARSYGLSDSWVQALAKKDPVRRQVLRVKGCLAGSKAENLLEQGDMILAINKEPITCFLDIENACQKLDQSIDSDGVLNMTIFRQGKEIDIIVGTDVRDGNGSTRMVNWCGSIIQDPHSAVRALGFLPEEGHGVYVARWCHGSPVHRYGLYALQWIVEVNGQPTPDLESFIEVVKGLEDREFVRVKTVHLNGKPRVLTLKQDLHYWPTWELTFEPETDMWHRRTIKALQPTEV, encoded by the exons ATGGAGAGCCCCGCGAAGGAGGAGGTGGCGGGGGAGCTGGCGATGGAGATCGAGTCCGGCGTCACCGCCGAGGACTGGCGCCGCGCGCTCTCCCGCgtcgtgcccgccgtcgccgtgcTCCGCACCACCGCGCCGCGCGCCTTCGACACCGAGGTCGCCGGCGCCAGCTACGCCACCGGCTTCGTTGTCGACAAGGCCCGCGGCATCATCCTCACCAACCGCCACGTCGTCAAGCCCG GTCCCGTGGTCGCGGAGGCCATGTTCGTGAACAGGGAGGAGATCCCCGTGTACCCGCTGTACAGAGATCCT GTACATGATTTTGGTTTTTTTCGATATGATCCAGGTGCCATAAAGTTCCTTAAGTATGATGAGATCCCTCTAGACCCCGAAGCGGCATCTGTGGGGCTAGAGATTCGGGTTGTCGGCAATGACAGTGGCGAAAAG GTTTCAATTTTGGCGGGAACGCTTGCTCGACTTGATAGAGAAGCGCCTTACTACAAGAA GGATGGATACAATGATTTCAACACATTCTATATGCAG GCTGCATCTGGTACTAAAGGTGGCTCAAGTGGTTCCCCAGTTGTTGATTGCCAAGGAAGAGCCGTTGCCCTCAATGCTGGAAGCAAATCTTCCAGTGCTTCTGCCTTTTTCCTTCCATTAGATCGT GTTGTCAGGGCACTCAATTTAATACGTGATTGTTGGGATGCATTCGGTATCAAGTCAGAATCTGTTTATATTCCTCGTGGTACTCTTCAG GTGACCTTTCAACACAAAGGATTTGAAGAAACTCGGCGTCTTGGACTCGGGAACGAAACAGAGCAG ATGGTACGACTTGTTTCTCCAGCAGGCGAGACTGGAATGCTGGTTGTTGATTCTGTG GTGCCGGAAGGACCTGCACATAAACATTTGGAACCTGGTGATGTGCTAGTGCGCATGAATGGGGAG GTTGTAACACAGTTTCTCACAATGGAGACTTTACTTGATGACAGCGTCGGCAGGGAGATAGATTTGCAGATCGAAAGAGGTGGAACGCCTTTAACACTAAAGCTGGAG GTTGAGGATTTGCACTCTATAACTCCAAATCATTTCTTGGAAGTCAGTGGTGCTGTCATCCATCCACTTTCATATCAGCAG GCTAGAAACTTCCGGTTCAAATGTGGTCTTGTATATGTTGCTGAGGCAGG GTATATGCTCTCTCGGGCATCGGTTCCACGCCATTCAATTATCAAAAAGTTCGCAGGAGAGGATATTGAAAGTTTAGATGACCTTATTGCAGTCATTTCGAAGTTGTCTAGGGGAGCACGAGTGCCTCTCGAATATGTAAAATATACTGACCGTTATCGGAATAAG TCTGTATTGGTGACAGTTGATCAGCACGGATGGTATGCGCCTCCTCAGTTATATACTCGAAATGATGCAACTGGTCTGTGGAATGCAAAATTAGCTATACCACTCGAATCCCCCTTCGTAGTTTCAGCTCATCATGCTGGCCATATGGAAGCAAACTCAAATTCTGTTTCACCTTTGACGGAATCCAGCCCTATGGATCTCAAATGCCAGCATGAGTCTGAGAATACAGCAGATGGATGCATCAAAATGCAAACAGATGAGGAGGTTGCTGTAGACGGATGCCACTCTGGTGAAGATTCCCTTGTTGAGAAAAAAAGGCGCCGGGTAGACGAGGAGATAGCTTCAGAGGGAACTATCTCACCTTTTGGAGATTTAGATGACATAAAAGGTGGTGCTTTGAGACATCCTTCCAGTGTCGAAAGCTCTGACCTTGCTCAAACTATATCAAGTAACGCGTCATTGGCAGAACAAGTGATTGAACCTGCTCTTGTAATGTTTGAG GTGCATGTACCACCAATATGCATGCTGGATGGAGTGCATTCCCAACATTTCTTTGGAACCGGTGTGATAATACATCATTCTGACTCTCTAGGTCTGGTTGCTGTTGATAGGAATACAGTTGCTGTATCTATCTCAGATATAATGCTTTCTTTTGCTGCATATCCCATTGAAATACCTGCAGAG GTTGTTTTTCTGCACCCTGTTCACAATTTTGCGTTGGTTGCCTATGATCCATCTGCACTGGGAGCTGGAGCATCTGTTATTCGGGCTGCTAAGCTTCTTCCTG AACCCGCCTTGCGCCGTGGAGATTCTGTCTACCTAGTTGGGCTAAGTAGAAGCTTACAGGCTACGTCGAGGAAATCAACCGTAACAAATCCTTGCACAGCTGTTAATATTGGCTCAGCTGACTGCCCGCGATATCGTGCAATAAATATGGAGGTCATTGAACTGGATACTG ATTTTGGTAGCTCATTTTCGGGTATATTGACGGATGAGCAAGGAAGAGTTCAAGCATTATGGGCAAGCTTTTCCACCCAG CTCAAATATGGTTCTAGCACTTCAGAGGACCATCAGTTTGTTAGAGGTATACCAATATATGCAATAAGTAAAGTCCTTGAGAAGATAATCTCGGGTACTCCTGGACCATTTCGTCTTGTCAATGGAATTAGGAGGCCGATGCCATTTGTGAGACTTCTGGAGGTGGAACTTTATCCAACTTTGCTCTCCAAGGCAAGAAGTTATGGATTGAGTGATAGCTGGGTGCAG GCTCTCGCCAAGAAGGACCCTGTGCGAAGACAGGTCTTGCGGGTCAAAGGTTGTTTGGCTGGCTCAAAAGCGGAAAATCTTCTAGAACAGGGAGATATGATTCTTGCTATCAACAAGGAGCCAATAACATGCTTCCTTGATATCgagaatgcttgccaaaagttggaTCAATCCATCGATTCTGATGGAGTGCTTAATATGACAATATTCCGTcag GGAAAAGAAATTGACATTATAGTTGGAACTGATGTAAGAGATGGTAATGGTTCCACACGGATGGTGAATTGGTGTGGATCCATAATTCAGGATCCTCATTCGGCAGTGCGTGCGCTTGGATTTTTGCCAGAGGAAGGACATGGAGTTTATGTTGCTAG ATGGTGTCATGGAAGTCCCGTGCATAGATATGGTCTCTATGCTCTCCAGTGGATAGTTGAAGTTAATGGGCAACCAACTCCAGATCTTGAGTCCTTTATAGAAGTAGTGAAG GGGTTGGAAGACCGCGAGTTCGTTAGGGTGAAAACGGTCCATCTGAATGGAAAACCTCGCGTGCTGACTCTGAAACAGGATCTTCACTACTGGCCGACCTGGGAGCTCACTTTTGAACCGGAGACCGACATGTGGCATAGGAGAACAATAAAAGCGCTGCAGCCAACTGAGGTTTGA
- the LOC127306440 gene encoding protease Do-like 7 isoform X1: MESPAKEEVAGELAMEIESGVTAEDWRRALSRVVPAVAVLRTTAPRAFDTEVAGASYATGFVVDKARGIILTNRHVVKPGPVVAEAMFVNREEIPVYPLYRDPVHDFGFFRYDPGAIKFLKYDEIPLDPEAASVGLEIRVVGNDSGEKVSILAGTLARLDREAPYYKKDGYNDFNTFYMQAASGTKGGSSGSPVVDCQGRAVALNAGSKSSSASAFFLPLDRVVRALNLIRDCWDAFGIKSESVYIPRGTLQVTFQHKGFEETRRLGLGNETEQMVRLVSPAGETGMLVVDSVVPEGPAHKHLEPGDVLVRMNGEVVTQFLTMETLLDDSVGREIDLQIERGGTPLTLKLEVEDLHSITPNHFLEVSGAVIHPLSYQQARNFRFKCGLVYVAEAGYMLSRASVPRHSIIKKFAGEDIESLDDLIAVISKLSRGARVPLEYVKYTDRYRNKSVLVTVDQHGWYAPPQLYTRNDATGLWNAKLAIPLESPFVVSAHHAGHMEANSNSVSPLTESSPMDLKCQHESENTADGCIKMQTDEEVAVDGCHSGEDSLVEKKRRRVDEEIASEGTISPFGDLDDIKGGALRHPSSVESSDLAQTISSNASLAEQVIEPALVMFEVHVPPICMLDGVHSQHFFGTGVIIHHSDSLGLVAVDRNTVAVSISDIMLSFAAYPIEIPAEVVFLHPVHNFALVAYDPSALGAGASVIRAAKLLPEPALRRGDSVYLVGLSRSLQATSRKSTVTNPCTAVNIGSADCPRYRAINMEVIELDTDFGSSFSGILTDEQGRVQALWASFSTQEHLLKRKKKRTKRRLTRKLKYGSSTSEDHQFVRGIPIYAISKVLEKIISGTPGPFRLVNGIRRPMPFVRLLEVELYPTLLSKARSYGLSDSWVQALAKKDPVRRQVLRVKGCLAGSKAENLLEQGDMILAINKEPITCFLDIENACQKLDQSIDSDGVLNMTIFRQGKEIDIIVGTDVRDGNGSTRMVNWCGSIIQDPHSAVRALGFLPEEGHGVYVARWCHGSPVHRYGLYALQWIVEVNGQPTPDLESFIEVVKGLEDREFVRVKTVHLNGKPRVLTLKQDLHYWPTWELTFEPETDMWHRRTIKALQPTEV, from the exons ATGGAGAGCCCCGCGAAGGAGGAGGTGGCGGGGGAGCTGGCGATGGAGATCGAGTCCGGCGTCACCGCCGAGGACTGGCGCCGCGCGCTCTCCCGCgtcgtgcccgccgtcgccgtgcTCCGCACCACCGCGCCGCGCGCCTTCGACACCGAGGTCGCCGGCGCCAGCTACGCCACCGGCTTCGTTGTCGACAAGGCCCGCGGCATCATCCTCACCAACCGCCACGTCGTCAAGCCCG GTCCCGTGGTCGCGGAGGCCATGTTCGTGAACAGGGAGGAGATCCCCGTGTACCCGCTGTACAGAGATCCT GTACATGATTTTGGTTTTTTTCGATATGATCCAGGTGCCATAAAGTTCCTTAAGTATGATGAGATCCCTCTAGACCCCGAAGCGGCATCTGTGGGGCTAGAGATTCGGGTTGTCGGCAATGACAGTGGCGAAAAG GTTTCAATTTTGGCGGGAACGCTTGCTCGACTTGATAGAGAAGCGCCTTACTACAAGAA GGATGGATACAATGATTTCAACACATTCTATATGCAG GCTGCATCTGGTACTAAAGGTGGCTCAAGTGGTTCCCCAGTTGTTGATTGCCAAGGAAGAGCCGTTGCCCTCAATGCTGGAAGCAAATCTTCCAGTGCTTCTGCCTTTTTCCTTCCATTAGATCGT GTTGTCAGGGCACTCAATTTAATACGTGATTGTTGGGATGCATTCGGTATCAAGTCAGAATCTGTTTATATTCCTCGTGGTACTCTTCAG GTGACCTTTCAACACAAAGGATTTGAAGAAACTCGGCGTCTTGGACTCGGGAACGAAACAGAGCAG ATGGTACGACTTGTTTCTCCAGCAGGCGAGACTGGAATGCTGGTTGTTGATTCTGTG GTGCCGGAAGGACCTGCACATAAACATTTGGAACCTGGTGATGTGCTAGTGCGCATGAATGGGGAG GTTGTAACACAGTTTCTCACAATGGAGACTTTACTTGATGACAGCGTCGGCAGGGAGATAGATTTGCAGATCGAAAGAGGTGGAACGCCTTTAACACTAAAGCTGGAG GTTGAGGATTTGCACTCTATAACTCCAAATCATTTCTTGGAAGTCAGTGGTGCTGTCATCCATCCACTTTCATATCAGCAG GCTAGAAACTTCCGGTTCAAATGTGGTCTTGTATATGTTGCTGAGGCAGG GTATATGCTCTCTCGGGCATCGGTTCCACGCCATTCAATTATCAAAAAGTTCGCAGGAGAGGATATTGAAAGTTTAGATGACCTTATTGCAGTCATTTCGAAGTTGTCTAGGGGAGCACGAGTGCCTCTCGAATATGTAAAATATACTGACCGTTATCGGAATAAG TCTGTATTGGTGACAGTTGATCAGCACGGATGGTATGCGCCTCCTCAGTTATATACTCGAAATGATGCAACTGGTCTGTGGAATGCAAAATTAGCTATACCACTCGAATCCCCCTTCGTAGTTTCAGCTCATCATGCTGGCCATATGGAAGCAAACTCAAATTCTGTTTCACCTTTGACGGAATCCAGCCCTATGGATCTCAAATGCCAGCATGAGTCTGAGAATACAGCAGATGGATGCATCAAAATGCAAACAGATGAGGAGGTTGCTGTAGACGGATGCCACTCTGGTGAAGATTCCCTTGTTGAGAAAAAAAGGCGCCGGGTAGACGAGGAGATAGCTTCAGAGGGAACTATCTCACCTTTTGGAGATTTAGATGACATAAAAGGTGGTGCTTTGAGACATCCTTCCAGTGTCGAAAGCTCTGACCTTGCTCAAACTATATCAAGTAACGCGTCATTGGCAGAACAAGTGATTGAACCTGCTCTTGTAATGTTTGAG GTGCATGTACCACCAATATGCATGCTGGATGGAGTGCATTCCCAACATTTCTTTGGAACCGGTGTGATAATACATCATTCTGACTCTCTAGGTCTGGTTGCTGTTGATAGGAATACAGTTGCTGTATCTATCTCAGATATAATGCTTTCTTTTGCTGCATATCCCATTGAAATACCTGCAGAG GTTGTTTTTCTGCACCCTGTTCACAATTTTGCGTTGGTTGCCTATGATCCATCTGCACTGGGAGCTGGAGCATCTGTTATTCGGGCTGCTAAGCTTCTTCCTG AACCCGCCTTGCGCCGTGGAGATTCTGTCTACCTAGTTGGGCTAAGTAGAAGCTTACAGGCTACGTCGAGGAAATCAACCGTAACAAATCCTTGCACAGCTGTTAATATTGGCTCAGCTGACTGCCCGCGATATCGTGCAATAAATATGGAGGTCATTGAACTGGATACTG ATTTTGGTAGCTCATTTTCGGGTATATTGACGGATGAGCAAGGAAGAGTTCAAGCATTATGGGCAAGCTTTTCCACCCAG GAGCATTtattgaaaagaaaaaagaaaagaacaaaaAGGCGGCTTACGCGCAAG CTCAAATATGGTTCTAGCACTTCAGAGGACCATCAGTTTGTTAGAGGTATACCAATATATGCAATAAGTAAAGTCCTTGAGAAGATAATCTCGGGTACTCCTGGACCATTTCGTCTTGTCAATGGAATTAGGAGGCCGATGCCATTTGTGAGACTTCTGGAGGTGGAACTTTATCCAACTTTGCTCTCCAAGGCAAGAAGTTATGGATTGAGTGATAGCTGGGTGCAG GCTCTCGCCAAGAAGGACCCTGTGCGAAGACAGGTCTTGCGGGTCAAAGGTTGTTTGGCTGGCTCAAAAGCGGAAAATCTTCTAGAACAGGGAGATATGATTCTTGCTATCAACAAGGAGCCAATAACATGCTTCCTTGATATCgagaatgcttgccaaaagttggaTCAATCCATCGATTCTGATGGAGTGCTTAATATGACAATATTCCGTcag GGAAAAGAAATTGACATTATAGTTGGAACTGATGTAAGAGATGGTAATGGTTCCACACGGATGGTGAATTGGTGTGGATCCATAATTCAGGATCCTCATTCGGCAGTGCGTGCGCTTGGATTTTTGCCAGAGGAAGGACATGGAGTTTATGTTGCTAG ATGGTGTCATGGAAGTCCCGTGCATAGATATGGTCTCTATGCTCTCCAGTGGATAGTTGAAGTTAATGGGCAACCAACTCCAGATCTTGAGTCCTTTATAGAAGTAGTGAAG GGGTTGGAAGACCGCGAGTTCGTTAGGGTGAAAACGGTCCATCTGAATGGAAAACCTCGCGTGCTGACTCTGAAACAGGATCTTCACTACTGGCCGACCTGGGAGCTCACTTTTGAACCGGAGACCGACATGTGGCATAGGAGAACAATAAAAGCGCTGCAGCCAACTGAGGTTTGA